The sequence ttttaaaaaagtggtcaaaatgtaccaaaaaataataattaaaacaacacaccttacataaacagttgtagcaacacatgggaacatgtaacacaataaaataaaaaagggtacaTAAGAACCTTTAAATGAGACGAGGGCAACTCAATTTTTCGCAAATGAGAAGTGAGTAAATGTTTTACCCTCGCTTGCACTGCAGAGAGACACGCTGCTTCCACATGTGGGCGTACAGACCTTCCCtgactataaaacactcaacagtTGAAAAATGCTCAATTCAAACCTTTGCCATTGAATTTCTTCAATTTCTTTtagcacatttttataaaaagattattCTAGCAAAAGCAGAGCTTGGAGAGATGGTAAAGCCTATTAAAACAAGGTGTAACCATGGAAAAAGAATTGCAAAATTGCTGTGCACATTTTTCAATGGAAACCACCCTGGCACCAGTTTATAGAGACCTATTTCCGTTCTAACAAGCAAATCTATCTAAaaactgctgtgcttttaatttttttttttataaaggtctTGCATTGATTTGTAAATGCTGTGCATAAAAAGAATGCTTGATTGTGTGTTCAAATCCAGCCCCAGACTGCTGGCACCATGTGCTGGTATGAGAGCCCCTGATCACTTCATTCCAACAATAATGTGAACTCACAGCAGTGTCTCGCTGAAACCCAACTATAATCTTAACCAGCCCGCTAATGAAATACAGGCTTTTTCTGTCATGTGATGAGTGCAAAACTTGAACAGCTGCCTCTGTATGTTTcaaaaggattattattattattattattattattattattattattattattattattattattattacaatcctATTACGATCTGATGAAATCTCTAATGAGAACAGGATTGGGTCCTAACTGAGAGCCTACTGCCCAAAGCCGTGCACTGGAGAGGGTTGAAGGATGTGAAGGAGTCCCCTTCTTGTGTTCCAGATCACATCGGGAGAGGCGTACTTGGTCTACTCAAAGCACCTCCACTCCAACAGCGATTTCAACCAGTACCTGTCTGCGCTGTACAAGGTGGTGGGCACCTTCGTCTTCGGCGCGGGGGTCAGCCAGTCCATCACCGACCTGGCCAAGTACACCATAGGCCGGCTGCGCCCCAACTTCCTGGCGGTGTGCGACCCCGACTGGAGCAAGATCAACTGCTCCAGGGGGTACGTGATGCTGGAGTCCGCCTGCAGGGGGAGCTCCCGCAACATCACGGAGTCCAGGTGAGGGGGGAGTCTGTACCCAAGCAGTATGGTGCAGGCCTGTATTGGACGAAAAAAATAACCGATATTAACAGTATGGATCATCATTTCCACTCAGCTTGTCCTCTTCTGTGTTCCAGGCTGTCCTTCTACTCCGGTCACTCCTCCTTCGGGATGTACTGCATGCTGTTCTTGGCGGTGAGTGCGTCTCTGCTGCTcggcatgcccccccccccccacatctgCAAGTTAAACTGCAGCGATGCCAAGCAGACAAAAAGTTTCAACAAGCTGTAGATTTTGAGCTGGCATTTGATCGTTTCAGAAGTGTACCAAAGAGTTCTGAgacccaaaatgtttttttctgcttgagCTCCTTATCAGCCTTTCCTTACACTTGATTTTGGTTTTTTTAAGCTACAGGTGCTTGAGAggctgtgtgtattatattactGAGTCGTCTGGTTCTAGTTTTGCTAAATTTGATGTGTAACAGGTATTGCACATGTACAGACAGAGCAGGGATCTGAAAAAGAGTAGGCATGTGTAGTTGGAGCTGTTGTCAATGCTGACTGCATCGCGGTTGACCTGTttgcctcctctcctcccccaGCTCTATGTCCACGCTCGTTTAGTGGCGAAATGGGCCCGTCTGCTCCGTCCCACAATCCAGTTCTTCCTGATCTCCTTCGCCCTGTACGTGGCCTACACGCGGGTCTCCGATTACATGCACCACTGGAGCGACGTTCTGGTGGGGCTCCTGCAGGGGGCGCTCATAGCCACTCTCAATGTAAGTGCAGCCCGCGATTCTGTctcctttttaaaagtttaaaaagaggAGTGCATTCTGCAAATGTAAGGGGAGAAAGCagactgtgtatttatttgtttataatcctctttttatttaattcttagTTGTTGAGCAGGCCATTCATTGCACCTTCTAAACTAAAATTAATTTCTTGATAGATGGAGATTGAGATGGAGATTCTTAATGAGATGTaacaatttttcttttgttcataaATGACCCGAGAGGTcagataaataataatgaaataaaatgccATTCTCCTTCCCTCGCAGGTGCATTACGTGTCAGATTTCTTCAAACAGAGACTCCCCAGAGTGGAGAAGAGACAGCTGGAGGACGAACTGGAGTGCAAACCAAGCCTGCATGAGGCCAATTTGGAGCGCAACAACCATTACAGCCTTCCAGGGGCTACCTAACGAACGAGCGAACGATCGAACCACCCCCAAAAAACCACTGGActttaaaagagagagagagagagaattcggACAGTGTAAATCAGTCTATTCAGTGACAGTGcttcacctatatatatatatatatatatatatatatatatatatatatatatatatatatatatatatatatatatatatatgtatgtgtatagcggattatttttgtttgttgttgcctGTGATATTTAGCTCCTGTCTACGGATCTTGTAGGTTTTAAAACCagggggggggaaaaaagaaaaactaagcaCTGCTAATGTGATCCATGGGTCTGTGCTGGAATGAAAGAAAAGAATTGTTGACTTCGTGTGAGTGAATAGGCATGTGCTTTTCATTAAGGGAACTGCAAGTTTGACCAGATTGGAGAACGGGATTCTGGGAAGCTGATCTAACTGCAGTAAGTGCTCCTGAGCTGTAGGGGGCGTATACGGCACTTTACACACCACTCGCAGGATTAGAAACCCTCTCTTGTCATCGATGTAGATTGCCGCAGTCTGATTTGAATCTGATTTTTAAAGCTCTGATCAGCACCCCTTCTATCCCTGCCTATAATCCCTTTAAAATAGGGCTCTCTGGGACCAGGCAGAAAATGTTTCCATGCTGACTTTAGGAAACGTGTTTCAGGTGGACCGGATTGCCGCAGATCTTCCTCTAGTTTTCTCTGTGTCTGTCCTGTGCTGTAATCCGTCTCTCTGATATGCAGCACAGGAGCAGACTATAGTGTGAATGCAAACAGTCTAGCAATACACCAGAAACCGGCCAAGAAGggaaacacattaataaaatacttcATTAAAACACTTTTGGCAGCTGTGCTACAGATTGGAGCAGCACAAGGAGCACTTTTATTTTGGGCAGTAGCAGGGCATTGTGGGTCTTTGTTTTAATGTGGGGGGGATACCAGCGGCTTTTAAAATATCCTGTCCACTCCGGCTGTATACAATGCACAGCCCTATTGAGCAAGCGTAGTACTGAACACAGCTGACTCCAGTCACGCTATAAAAGCTTCATTAGAAATGTCTCAGTTTGCCATTCTCCTTCCATATACTATGTATGTCACTAGCTTGGTTAATTCACTGTAAATTGTCTTAATTACATGTTGACAGTAATTTGTAAAAGTTCCTATCGTTTCCTGTATAAGACCCTTCATTCATTTACCGTTTCAATGTTTCATAATTTTtctttggccaaaagtttagtaTTACCTAGGATTTTAGGACTgacgatatttaaaaaaaaaaacccaaaaaactaaatgaacataatttgagatgttttatttaacatcatgtaatcaaatatgatattgcaaaagtctaccggaagtcttaatagcagtacagtatttcatgttagattttgaaatgtcacatttttcaatttgtcagttttttggtaAGTGTATGGGGAAGCTAAAAGCCTAACCTTATtgggcaggtttcattcgactttgttaATTTCGTAGAGGGtggtgcaaaacatttggccacagctgtaggtcAATTCgcaaaacacagagcactgcagTGATTGCAACTTTGATTCTGCTTCAGTGTGCACTAGTGTGAGTCACTTTACCATATAACCCAGAAGCATGATAAAAGCAGGTGTGCTAGGAATCTGTGAGCAGTACTTGGCAAAAGCACAGATTATCAATCTTGGCAGAAAATTGAATTTCTTACACCCAGCcttacaataaaaaattaaaagctgatttctttgttgttgtttttttttgtgttttttttgttactcaTTAACAAAATAGAAAAGGACTGTTTTATAATCACTTTAAGTGTGCCTCGACTCCCTTTGATTTATACCCTGCTTGTCTGCACTGTTTTCCACCTGCTTGCTGCTGTGCTTCATATGTTGCTTCAGCACGCCTCGTCTGTTTTTAATAAGGGACGTGTTTAAATCCAGTTCTGTGCAAGTCTATTTTGAGACGCCTTGATTGTCTCCTGCCACCTCCATACCAAACCCTGCCAGGAAGTTGAAAGCCTGCACACAAGCACAGAGCCGCCCAACACCTCCCAGGGTGTTGATGTTTTGTCTCCCGCGCTGTGTGCCAAGGCAGAGGCCGGTGCCATGCAGCGGGGGCTCTGTTTATACAGGACGTCCCATCAATGTAAACCGTTGGGCCCCTGCAGAGTATGCGGGTAAACGAAAGATCTTTCCTCGAACAGTGGTGGAGGTTGAGAGGTGTGACAGCATGGCCATGCAGTTACAGGATGAAGCCACCCATTGTGTGTCCTGCTTTTAAACCTGAGAACAAATAAACATGTCAGATTGCAGTAGCAATCCTGGCAGCTTCTTGCTTGTTGAAACGATTATTAGTCACCCTGGAACATTTTTAAATCTCCACCTGCACCttttaataacaatttaattACATAGGAACGGACGTCATCTTTAGAGGCTTAAACAGCAGGTATAGAACTGTTTGTGTTTGCTCACATCCAGCTTGACTGTTATTAAAAGAGTACAAACCAAGACTTTAAAGTCCAGTTGAATATTTCAAGGGCAGCGCTGTAGAAGTTGCTTCAGCCACTTCCTGGTACCGAATCACTTCCTGTGATGTAGGTCAATCAGACCTTGTAACCGACCCCTTATAGAAGTGTATcttagtgaaagcacagcaaagtgcagtaaagcatcGGGCACATCATAAAAcgaagaggtctggtaaaacattgTAAGCTATGGTAAAAGCATTGTGCAAGTGTGGTAAAGGAAACGACTGGCTAAGTGAGAAACAGCTTGGTTTGGTCCGCAGTGCTGCATTTGAGAAGGAATGCAACGGCATTATTTGTAGGTGTAGCTTGAATTTGTAGTGAGGAAGTCTGTGGGGTATTTTAATCTTGAGCTGGTGAGAGATAAGAGGAATTCCTTGTTCTACCAGCGAGGTAAAAGAAGATCTTCATACATACAGTCGCAcacaaaagtattggcatcctACTATATTTAATATAagcattcaagaaaacatgtaacatacaagcatttagtgaacattaacctctgattaatatgacaaagaccacaatgatcgatcgatcgatcgatctatctatctatctatctatcatctatctatttatctatctatctatcatctatctatctatctatctatctatctatcatgacaacaacccaaagcatacagctaagtcaactctggaaatatgcaagacagaatagGCCCAGCAAGATGTGCCATACTAGTTAAGAATTATCGTGAATGGCTActttaaatgaatttttttttaaaaatgttttataaagattaatgttatttgtaaatGATTAAAATTGTGGCTTTTGATTTTTGGTTCATTAGTGGTTCAAGTTTagtaaatgcttgtccttaatctgttaccttgaattaaagtttaaaaaacagggggtgccagtacttttgtctgtgacGTCAGGTCCGAAAGGGTGAACAACGGTGGCGATCTTGGCAGTGGCAAAAGATAAAACATAGAAAACTGAATGAAAATGCAGCGCATCAAAAGAGCTAGGAGAACACACGTCATGATACAAACCACTCCTTGGATCATCGATTTCAGCAATACTGTCTGGACAAGTGGTTCTGAAGATATGGTTAATTCAAGGGAATCTAGACGGACATCAAGTTTGTAAagcaaaaaataccttttttggtGCTGGTCGGCAAGCCCATAATTTGAAAAGATCTATTAAAATGAATCTGCTCCAATTTAAAAGAAACTCTGTCGATCCTCACAAACGTTAcgaagtgtgtgtggggggggtcggtcggggggagggggggattgtGGGTTTTGTACCCTCATAGATGTAGAAATCCGAAATCATAGGACAACACAGGGAATCTGACTGGAAAGGGTGTTGCGAAATTTGTGAAATTCCAAAGCTCCAGTCTGACATCCCACAGCTTTCCCAGGATTGGTAGTTGTAGCATTGCACAATTACACTGGAATAAAACAGGGAGAACCGgaaacatatgtatatataaacaaagcATGGAATGTGCTCATTTCTGAgccctgcgtgtgtgtgtgtatatattatatatatatatatatatatatatataattatatagtagACTATAGCGGGTGTAAAACATCAATTAGTTTGCACTAAAGCAT comes from Polyodon spathula isolate WHYD16114869_AA unplaced genomic scaffold, ASM1765450v1 scaffolds_1365, whole genome shotgun sequence and encodes:
- the LOC121309578 gene encoding phospholipid phosphatase 2-like; its protein translation is MIMTLLHKPYQRGFYCDDESIRYPYRGETISHGMMAGVTITCSVLIITSGEAYLVYSKHLHSNSDFNQYLSALYKVVGTFVFGAGVSQSITDLAKYTIGRLRPNFLAVCDPDWSKINCSRGYVMLESACRGSSRNITESRLSFYSGHSSFGMYCMLFLALYVHARLVAKWARLLRPTIQFFLISFALYVAYTRVSDYMHHWSDVLVGLLQGALIATLNVHYVSDFFKQRLPRVEKRQLEDELECKPSLHEANLERNNHYSLPGAT